The Paenibacillus beijingensis nucleotide sequence CAGTGGAACGCCAAGCTCGTGCTTGTAACGCGCCAGCCACGGCTCCTGTTTGTCGGCCGAGCGGGCCACAAACAGCATGTCGGGCGCTGCCGCGCGGATTGCGGCGACGACTTCTTCGTCCTCGGAGGCGCCGAAGAAGCCGTCGCGGACACCCGCGATCCGGATGCCCGGAAATTTGGCCTGTAAATTTCGCGCCGCCTCTTCAATGACTTCCTGCGTCGTGCCGAGCAAATACGCCGACCAGCCGCGGCTCTCGCCTTCCCGTAGAAGACGGTGCATCAGGTCGAAGCCGGGCACCCGCTCGGCTACCGGCTCGCCGACATAACCGGCGGCCCAGACAACGCCCGCGCCGTCCGGCACGATGAGATCGGCCTGCTGCATCATGTTCATATAGGCCGGATTTTCAAGCGCCGACATCACCATGATCGGATTGGCCGTAATCACTTGCGTCGGCTGCCGACGTTCAATGACGTCCGTCAAATAGCGGACCGTTTCATTCATTCCCATTTTGGAAAATTCGACGCCGAAGATCGGCACGGTCGAAAAGGGCTCAGCCGCAGCAGCTGAACTGCGGACTGTAGATACATTTGTTTCCATATAAGGCTAAGTCACCTCGTTGTTCTATGACGCAAATACTGTACGATTTGTTGCGCGGGTCTGCGCGCTTCCCGCTTCAGCTCCGCAATGGCCGGTGCGTGCACCGCCCGCCACTCTTCGCCGGAATCGAGCAGCCGCTCGGCCGCATCCGCGAACGGCTCGGCCGCGAGCGACTCCGTTGTGCCGGCCGGCCGCTCGCCAAGCCGCTGCAGAAAGGCATCGATCTTCGGATCGTACGATAAACCGATCATCGGAACGGATTGATTGGCCGCGTAGATGAGGGCATGCAGCCGCATGCCGAACAGCAAATCGCAGCGGCTGACCTCCGCCAGCATTTGGCGGGGGTCGTGTCCCGGCGCGGCGAGCTCGGAGCAGCCGCCGGCGCCGAGGGCTTCAAGCCGTTCCATCACTTGGCGCGATGCTTCCGCATCGCCCGGGCTGTGGAACGGCAGGAACCGCAGGCGCACCGCGCGGCGGCGTGCCAGCGCGGCGAGCGCCTCCGCGGCGCGGGCCAGGTCGGCCCCGTCCTTGCGCCAATGGCGCAGGGACACGCCGACCAGCGGCACCGCCGCCGGCCGCGCATCCGGCGCAGCCGCGCCCGCGGCCCGCGCGCCGGGGCCGCCCGGCTGCGCGCCGCCGCCCGCCGCCGGAGCTTCGCTCCCGGCGGCTGCGCCGCTTTCCGCCGCGCCGGCATCGCCGCGCGGCGCGGCTCCTGCCGCTGCCGCCTCATCCGGCAGCGGCAGCCCCATGACCGGATCGGGAACGATCTCGATCCGGTCCGCCGGGACGCCGATCCGCCCAAGCAGCTGGGCGGACTCGGCGTCCCGCACCGAAACATACGCGCTGCGCCGCATCACATGGCGGATCAGCGGATCCATCCGGCGGCTGTTCACCGGGCCGACGCCCTGCGAGTACACAAACGTCGGCTTGCCGAGCAGCTGCGCCAGCTTCATGACGCCGGTATAATACGGGATCGTCATGCCGCCCGTCGCATCCTGCAGCAGGCTGCCCCCGCCGCTGATGAGCCCGTCGCAGCTGCGGATTGCCCCCAGCAGCTCGGCCGGACGCATCCGGTGGGCGGCCTCCACCCCGTACATCCGGCTCGTCCAGTCCGGGTCCGATGAGAGCACGACCGGCTCAATCCGGATGCCCTGCTCCCGGCCTTCCTCTTCCAGCGCCAGCAAAATCGACTTCAACACCGCTTCGTCGCCGCTGTTGCGGAATCCGTAATAACCGGAGATCGCTATGCGCCGGACTTCGGAACGTGCTTCCATAACGATCGCCTCCATACCGCCTCCGCAAGCTGCCAAATTCCGATCAGCACGATGCCGATGACGGCACCGAATCCAAGTCCGAGCAGAATGCGGATGAGCGAAATGTGCAGCGGCGTATGAATATGGGCAAACGTATCAACCATCGACAGCTGCCCGATCGAACCTACGATAAGCAATACCCAGGCCGCCCGATATCGAAGCGCAAGGAACAATCCGAGCAGAAATACTGGATGCGCGAGCAAAAATTCTTTCGTCCGCGGCCGTACGCCGAACGTCTGCTCAAGCGCGTTCCGGAACATCAGCTCCAGTGCGGAAGCGGTGCCCGCGTTGCCCGTACGCGACAAATAGTACAAGCCCGCCACGCCGAGAATGCCGGCGGCCGCAACCCAGAGCACCGTAATGTTCATCGCAAGCAGCTTGCGCAGATTGACCCAGGCGGACTGCCCGGTGAACAAAATAATATAAAGCGCAACCAGCGCAATCGGCGCCAGATGCAGCAGGCTTACGCCGCGGAACTGCTGAAGGACAAGACTGTACGTAATGTTGTTCAGCAGACCGAACACAAACGGAATCCCGATCATCGAAATAAGGGCTGTGACGATGAACAGCATGATCGCCATCAGCATTCTGCGGCCGGGGGAAAGCCCCGGGAAAATCCATTTCAGCCCGATTTGCTTGCGCATGGAAGGCGCATTTGCCGCGGCGGCGTCCGCTTCTGCCGCGCCGCCTTCGCCGCGCGCCGCCCAGTCTCCGGCGCCCACATAACGGCGCGGGCCGTCGGTATGGGCGCGCACCCGGTTCATCGCCCAAATAAGGCCGAGCGTCGGCGCGCTGATGCCTGCCCCAAGCGCCAATCCCTGCTCCAGGATCGACGTCGACAGCACATACAGGGCGGCGCTGCCGAGCAGCCCGAGCGCAAATGCGGCGAGCAGCAGGTTCTCGAAGAAGGCGCCGACGAGCAGAGCAATGAGACTGACCGCCCCCAGGCACACAACCATTTTCGCATATTTGTTCCAGCCCGGCGCAGACCGTTCAAACGGCTCCGCCTGACCGGCCGGGAAGCCGAACGAGCTGAGCTTCTGGACGGCCCCGTCCGGCCCGCCGATCGCCTTGTACAAATTATCAAGCGGATCGACAATCCCGCCCTTATCCAAACTGGCGGATGGAGCGCCGTTTAAATAAAACATCCGGATGCTGCGGTCTTTCGCGGCCAGCAGGAAACGGTCGACAATCGCATCCGGCTTCATCGCGGCGGCGTCTCTGTCCGAAAGCGAATACAGCCTCGTAACGTTATAATGCGTCAGATAAGCGAGCGTATTCAAACCTTGCTGAGGTTTTTTCAAGCCTTCGATCGCCGTGATGCCGATTCCGTATTTATTGAGAAGCTCTCCGAATCCATAAAGGCTTCTGAGGTCCGCGTTGTCGTTAAATCCTTTCACCGCATCCCCGTCGAACAGAATACGGCTGACGCCGAGCGATTTGAACTCCGCCAGCATCGCATCCGTGTCCGCCTGGTTATAAGGGCGGATCCGGTCGGATAGGCGCGGCAAAATGCGGAACCCCTGCTCATGCAGCGTCTGCAAAGCCAGCGGATCCGGCGGCATCGTTTTGAGGACGGCATTCTGAAAAGGCGTTTCCAGCACAAGCCCTTTTTGTCCGGCGTACGTCCATGCGCGATAAGCGATTCCGCTTGCACTGAACGTCCGCTCGATAAGCGGCTGCAGCGCGGCTTGCTCGGCATCGCCCGCGAACAGCAGGTAAGTAAACTGCTGACCGGCCGGGAGCGGGCGGTTCTGCATCAGCGCCGCTTCGCGCTCGTCGTAAAGCGTCAGGCGCCCCGCGGTTTCCAGTTCGTCGAGCCGGCTCTCATACACCGACATCGTCCCGATGCCGGCCTGCTTCATCCGCTCCAGCTGCTTGGCCATAAACTCGGCGGGCTGCGCCTGATACGATGCGATTTGCACCAGATCTGAATAATCGAACACATACTCGATTTGCTTCGATGTTTTTTCCATCTGCCACCGCGTCGCTCCCAGCGGGATCGCGGCGATGACGCCGATCAGCGTCAACGCCCACAACCACCGTTTCGCAGCGCGGTTCCATTGCTGCCATGAATGAAGCACTTACACCTCTCCTTATGCTAGGTTGTCCACCTGTTCCATTACCGTATTGGTCAAGCTCGCAAGCGATGTCTTCGCTTCTTCCGGCGAACCCCCGCGTACCGCAAAATACACTTTAATTTTCGGTTCCGTCCCCGATGGGCGCAGGCAGAACCAGGAACCGTCCTCCAGCATAAATTTCAGCACGTTTTCTTTCGGCAGTCCGTCCAGCCCGAGGCTGTAATCGAGCACTTTCTCCACTTTCACGCCGGATATGTCGGCAGGAGGCTGGGAGCGGAAATGCTCCATAATGGCGCCGATCTTCTGAACGCCGTCGAATCCTTTCAGCGTGCGCGATTCCAATCCTTCCAGATACGTGCCGAACTTCTCGTACAGCTCCAGCAGCACATCGTACAGCGTTTTTCCTTGATTTTTATAATAAGCGGCCGCTTCGCAAATGAGCAGCGAGGCCACAACCGCATCTTTGTCGCGGGCGTACGTGCCGGTCAAATAACCGTAGCTCTCCTCGTAGCCGAACAGGAAGGAGTGCGAGCCCGTACGCTCGAATTCCGTCATTTTTTCCCCGATATATTTAAAGCCCGTCAACGTATTAAACACGGTTGCCCCGTAGGAAAGGGCAATGTCGGCTCCCATCTCGCTGGTGACGATCGTCTTGATGACGGCGCCGTTCGCCGGCAGTTCCCCGCGCTCCTTCAGCTGGCTCAGCACATAGTTGACCATTAAAGCGCCGGACTGGTTGCCCGACAGCACGACATATTTTCCTTCGTTGTCTTTCACGACGGCTCCCATACGGTCGCAGTCGGGATCGGTGCCGATAATAATGTCCGCTCCGGTCTCCTGGCCCAGCTTGATCGCCAGCGTGAACGCTTCGCGCTCCTCGGG carries:
- the csaB gene encoding polysaccharide pyruvyl transferase CsaB → MEARSEVRRIAISGYYGFRNSGDEAVLKSILLALEEEGREQGIRIEPVVLSSDPDWTSRMYGVEAAHRMRPAELLGAIRSCDGLISGGGSLLQDATGGMTIPYYTGVMKLAQLLGKPTFVYSQGVGPVNSRRMDPLIRHVMRRSAYVSVRDAESAQLLGRIGVPADRIEIVPDPVMGLPLPDEAAAAGAAPRGDAGAAESGAAAGSEAPAAGGGAQPGGPGARAAGAAAPDARPAAVPLVGVSLRHWRKDGADLARAAEALAALARRRAVRLRFLPFHSPGDAEASRQVMERLEALGAGGCSELAAPGHDPRQMLAEVSRCDLLFGMRLHALIYAANQSVPMIGLSYDPKIDAFLQRLGERPAGTTESLAAEPFADAAERLLDSGEEWRAVHAPAIAELKREARRPAQQIVQYLRHRTTR
- a CDS encoding phospho-sugar mutase, translating into MSQTNAKERYEAWLSDALIDNETKEELRGIAGQDKEIEDRFYRDLEFGTGGLRGVMGAGTNRMNAYTVGKATQGLAAWLLTQSGTPSVVIAHDSRNNSPEFALDAALVLAANGVTTYLFPSLRPTPQLSYSVRLVNATGGIVITASHNPPEYNGYKVYGADGCQLVPHEAEQVIASIQNVSSFGEVKRMTREEAEAQGLLRWLGEEEDRKFVETVAAQSQNSKLLKEGLGKRVNVIYTPLHGAGNLPVRNVLAHVGFDNVQIVAEQEQPDGYFSTVKSPNPEEREAFTLAIKLGQETGADIIIGTDPDCDRMGAVVKDNEGKYVVLSGNQSGALMVNYVLSQLKERGELPANGAVIKTIVTSEMGADIALSYGATVFNTLTGFKYIGEKMTEFERTGSHSFLFGYEESYGYLTGTYARDKDAVVASLLICEAAAYYKNQGKTLYDVLLELYEKFGTYLEGLESRTLKGFDGVQKIGAIMEHFRSQPPADISGVKVEKVLDYSLGLDGLPKENVLKFMLEDGSWFCLRPSGTEPKIKVYFAVRGGSPEEAKTSLASLTNTVMEQVDNLA
- a CDS encoding WecB/TagA/CpsF family glycosyltransferase: METNVSTVRSSAAAAEPFSTVPIFGVEFSKMGMNETVRYLTDVIERRQPTQVITANPIMVMSALENPAYMNMMQQADLIVPDGAGVVWAAGYVGEPVAERVPGFDLMHRLLREGESRGWSAYLLGTTQEVIEEAARNLQAKFPGIRIAGVRDGFFGASEDEEVVAAIRAAAPDMLFVARSADKQEPWLARYKHELGVPLLMGVGGSFDIIAGKLKRAPVVFQKLRLEWFYRLLQQPSRYKRMLVLPKFAVKVMREKENVTKRTPKP
- a CDS encoding DUF5693 family protein: MLHSWQQWNRAAKRWLWALTLIGVIAAIPLGATRWQMEKTSKQIEYVFDYSDLVQIASYQAQPAEFMAKQLERMKQAGIGTMSVYESRLDELETAGRLTLYDEREAALMQNRPLPAGQQFTYLLFAGDAEQAALQPLIERTFSASGIAYRAWTYAGQKGLVLETPFQNAVLKTMPPDPLALQTLHEQGFRILPRLSDRIRPYNQADTDAMLAEFKSLGVSRILFDGDAVKGFNDNADLRSLYGFGELLNKYGIGITAIEGLKKPQQGLNTLAYLTHYNVTRLYSLSDRDAAAMKPDAIVDRFLLAAKDRSIRMFYLNGAPSASLDKGGIVDPLDNLYKAIGGPDGAVQKLSSFGFPAGQAEPFERSAPGWNKYAKMVVCLGAVSLIALLVGAFFENLLLAAFALGLLGSAALYVLSTSILEQGLALGAGISAPTLGLIWAMNRVRAHTDGPRRYVGAGDWAARGEGGAAEADAAAANAPSMRKQIGLKWIFPGLSPGRRMLMAIMLFIVTALISMIGIPFVFGLLNNITYSLVLQQFRGVSLLHLAPIALVALYIILFTGQSAWVNLRKLLAMNITVLWVAAAGILGVAGLYYLSRTGNAGTASALELMFRNALEQTFGVRPRTKEFLLAHPVFLLGLFLALRYRAAWVLLIVGSIGQLSMVDTFAHIHTPLHISLIRILLGLGFGAVIGIVLIGIWQLAEAVWRRSLWKHVPKSGA